In Meriones unguiculatus strain TT.TT164.6M chromosome 17, Bangor_MerUng_6.1, whole genome shotgun sequence, a single window of DNA contains:
- the LOC132648690 gene encoding sentrin-specific protease 2-like: KALEDQEKGRGLDRGPAVTVDMEKEISSALGPGSKDEILSCAFKLQMTRGDLWTLRNTQWLNDKVINFYMNLLMERNQSQGYPALHAFNTFFYTKLKSGGYRSVRRWTRAVNIFAKELILVPVHLGMHWSLAVTDLRKKSIVYMDSTGQKRPDILELLFCYLREESKARRNSDLSPVEWKQHSMSAEEIPQQLNGGDCGVFACKYADYISRGQPITFSQQHMPLFRKKMVWEILHKRLL; this comes from the coding sequence aaggctctggaagaccaagagaagggcagagggctggaccgtggtcctgctgtcacagtggacatggagaaagaaatcagcagtgcgctaggccctgggtcaaaagatgagatcttgagctgtgccttcaaactgcaaatgactcgaggagacctgtggaccctaaggaacacccagtggctcaacgacaaagtcatcaatttttacatgaatcttctcatggaaagaaatcaaagtcaaggctacccggcacttcacgcatttaataccttcttttacaccaagttaaagtctggtggctacaggtcagtcagaagatggacccgggcagtaaacatctttgccaaggaacttatcctggtcccagttcacctgggcatgcactggagcctggcggtcacagacttaagaaagaagagtattgtctacatggactccacgggacagaagagacccgacatccttgagctgcttttctgctatctgcgggaggagagcaaagcgagaaggaacagcgacctgagccctgtggagtggaagcaacacagcatgtcggcagaggagattcctcagcagctgaacgggggcgactgcggcgtgttcgcctgtaaatatgcagattacatttccaggggccagcccatcaccttctcccagcagcacatgcctcttttcaggaagaagatggtgtgggagatcctgcacaagcgcttactgtag